DNA sequence from the Chitinophaga flava genome:
GGATTAAGATCACTGGCGTATCCTATCCGGAAAAAAACTACAGGAATGTATGTGGTTCTGGAATACACTGCGCCATCCGACCTCAATGAGAAGCTGAAAATCCAGCTGAACCGCGATGAAAATGTATTACGTCACATGATCACTGCGCTTGACAAGCACGCTGTAGAATACAACGGCCGCAAGAGACATGGTGTAAATGCAGAATCTAAAACTACTGAAGCTTAAAATTATGGCAGTTAAACCAAAAAAACAGGAAATCAAGTACTTAACAGCCGTAAAAACCGAGAAACGTCAGAAAAAATACTGCCGTTTCAAGAAAATGGGCATCAGGTACGTAGATTACAAAGACGGTGAGTTTTTGAAGAAATTTTTGAACGACCAGGGTAAAATGCTGCCCCGCCGTATCACAGGTAACTCCCTGAAATTTCAGCGTAAAGTAGCCCAGGCTATTAAAAAAGCTCGTCAAATGGCTTTATTGCCTTATGTTACTGACCTTTTAAAGTAAGAAGTTATGCAAATTATCTTAATACAAGACGTAGATAACCTGGGTCAGAAGAATGAACTGGTTACCGTAAAGAATGGTTACGCCAGGAACTTTCTGATTCCTCAGAAATTCGCAGTAGAAGCTAGCCCTTCCAACCTGAAGCAACTGCAGGAGCGCCTGAAAGTGCAGAAAGTGAAAGAAGAAAAACTGCTGGCTGAAATCGCGAAAGTGGTGGAAGTGCTGAAAGCATCTCCTGTTAAAATCGGCGCTAAAACTGGTACTTCCGGTAAAATCTTCGGTAGCGTAACTGGTGTTCAGATCGCTCGTGCTATCAAAGAACAGAAAGGTTACGAAATTGACCGTCGCCGCATCCACATCCTGGATGATGTTAAAGAATTAGGTACTTACAAAGCACGCCTGGATTTCGGTAAAGGCAACGAAACCGAAATGGAGTTTGAAGTTGTAGCTGAGTAGTATTCATCCGGTTTACCGGAATAAAAAAATCCCGGACTGCCTGTCAGTCCGGGATTTTTTTTTGCGTTTGGAAGTGGTTAACAATTGACAATATCCTGAGTGATAATTTTGGGGTATATTTGTAATGTATCACATATGAAACTGCTCAATAACCAAGTGATGCCTGAATCCACAATCATTGAAAAATTTAAAAAGATGATTATGGATCCCAAATGGTTAAATCACCATTGTTCAAAAGCTATAATAACGACTGAGCCGGAAGGCAAAACACTCAGGTTTGTTCCTCATTAATTCAATATTTAAAATCACTTTATGGCACACGCACTTCAATTGAAAAAACACAGCGCTGGCCAGGTTACATCAGCTTTTAACAGCCAGTCACCTGGACCAACTCCTAATTGGATTAAGCGGTGCATTGTTCGGATAAAAGCCAAAAGGCAAGTCAATAAAATAATGCGCAGCTTGAATGAAGCCGAAGAAATCCACGCAGGGAAACGCCCGGGAATCACATTTGAAGACTTCCTCAAAGACTTTTAGGGTAATTACAACTTCCCGATTTATAAAAGAAGCCAAAAACCTTAAAAAGAAATACCCCAACATAAAAGAAGATTTTGTTTCCCTAAATGAAAAACTTCAGTCAGATCCAATAACAGGAAACGTTTCTCTAGGCAAAGGCTGTTATAAAGTAAGAATGTCTATTTCTGATAAAGGATGTGGAGAAAGTAGTGGTGCGCGGGTAATCATACAGGCCATTATTCAGGACGAAGTGGTATATCTTCTTAGTGTGTATGATAAATCAACTCGTGATACCTATACAAATAAAGAGATCGCCACTATCTTAAAACATAAATTTGCTATCTCCGAGGATTCTGGTGGTTGGTAATCCTAGCTCCTCAGCATCCACCGCTGAAAAACTCAAATCTTATTAGTATTTTCATACACATATTCCGCCAGTATGAAAAAATACCTTTTCTGTTTCCTCATCCCAGTGCTCCTGACAGCCTGCAACACGCACAAAAACAAAAAAACAACACCTGTGCGGCTGACAGCCATCACTATACATGGCGACAGCATCCCACAATATTCTTTTCAGTATGATACTGCCGGCCATCTCATTCGGCTAACCAAACATTACCGGAAAGATGCCAGTCAGATATATTCCTTCCAATACGACAACTCCAACAGGCTGGCAGGCATGCAATCTGCCTACCAGGACCGTGGCCATACCACTATCGATCAGAAGGCGACTGTGAGCGCCTGGGACCCGTTGGGTAACGTTACAGTAGTCAAGTATTACGATACTAACAATATCCCCGTCAAAACTGCCCGTCTCACCTGGAAAAAAGGAATGCCTGTAGCCCTTAAGTACATTGATTCCACACAGGCTATCAGCTGGAATTATACCAATGGAAACCCTGACTGGAAAAACATCAGTACAGATACTACCACCAGCGATGGCCAGGATACCAGTATCTGTATCCGCAGCGCCCGGTATGAATGGGATGACACGATTAATCCCTTGCGGCCACTGGTCAACCAGCTGGTGATGGTGCCAGGATTGTCACCGGGGCAGGCGCTTCCGTTACCTGAATTATCTGATTTTTTACTGACTGTCAGTTCCAACAATCCTACATTGATTAAAATGGACGAACAGCAGAAGGCTGTCTATGGCAAGACTTCGCAACAGTACTTCCGGAACAACACCATGCAGTTCTTTTATGCCTGTAAAAATGGTTATCCTGTCACTGCCAGGGTTCACTTTCACTCTGAAGGATACACCAAACTGGACTCGGATACCCAGGTAAATCTGGATTATAGTTATCAATAAACGCCATGCGGGGAATTATCCGTAACTTTTAATGGATGGACACCCGCACCCGATTCAGACTAATGCCGGTTACCTTGCTGCTGGTAGCCGTCAACCTGTTGATATACCTGCTCACTGTGATAGCCGGTATGAACGGCTGGTGGGGCAATGGGGCGCAGTTGCTGCACTGGGGTGCCAACTACTGGCCGCTCACCATCGGGGAAGGCCAATACTGGCGCCTGTTTACCAGCATGTTTCTCCATGCTGGATGGTGGCATCTATTTACCAACATGCTGGGATTATTGATTGCAGGGGTTTTCCTGGAACCGGTTATACGACAGGTCCGTTTTGGAATTGTCTATCTTTTTACCGGATTACTGTCTGATTACGCCAGTATTTGGTTTCATCGTCAGGTAGTAGGTGTAGGTGCTTCCGGGGCTATTTTCGGAGTTTATGGCGTATTTCTGGCCCTGCTGACCACCCGCCTGTTTCCTCCTGTTCCCCGGCGTAATTTTCTCGCTTATATCAGTTTATTCATCCTCCTCAACCTGCTCTCCGTCAGCTTTGCACAGGATATTGACAATGCTGCCCATCTGACAGGTTTTCTCAGTGGTATGCTGGCAGGATATATCCTCTATTTCACCCTCACGCCGGACGATGGTAAACGATTGAAGTGATACTGCTTCTCCCTGAGGAATTCCCTACATTTGTACCCCAAAATCCCTTACTATGATAAAAAGATTATTATTGCTGGGACTGGCCGTTAACCTGCTGTGGGCCTGCAATTCCAGCAAAGACACCGGAAATGCCACCAACGACAGCGCCTATACGCCAAATGACAGTATCCAGTCTGAACAGCCCATCGACGACGCCCCCGACATTATTGACACCATAGCGGTAGGCGACAAAAAATTTTTCGTTTACTTTATCGATAAAGCCATCTTTGAGCAATATCCTGAATATGATCATTCCATAGACCCCGAATCCGAATCCAAGGCTCTTGCTAAAGACAGTACTGTTAAACGGGTAGGTGACGACCTGATCTTCCAGTTTGCTAATGGGCAACAAAAAATACATACCAATGTAAATTCCGAGGGTGACGATTTTGCCCGTTATCAGTATGCCGGTTACTATCCAGCCCTGCACAGACATGGATTGGATGCCACCTTTTACGCAACAAGCTATTTTGAACTGCTCAATCCCGATAATGGCGACACCCTTCGCCTATGGACTCCACCCGTTATCTCCCCGGACAAAAAATACTTCCTCTGCCCTAGCCTGGACCTTGGATATGGTTTTCGTGAGAACGGTTTTCAGTTGTTTGAAGTCAAAAACAAAACCATTGTGCCTATCGGCAATATAATCCTTGAAAAATACGGTATCAATGAAGTACAATGGATTGATAACAAAACGCTTATTGCCACTTATCAAACCCGTGAGGACTTTTCAAAGCAACGTGTCAGCTTTATAAAAATGGTGATGCAGTAAGGTTAGGGAGCTTCCCCACCGCTAAAAATAAATATTGAACCTTTACAACAAAGTAAAATTCCGTACTATGATAAAAAGACTATTATTGCTGGGACTGGCCGTTAACCTTCTGTGGGCCTGCAATTCCGGCAAAAGCACAGGAAATGCTACCAACGACAGCGCCTATACGTCAAAAGACAGTACCCAGTCCGAACACCCCACCAGCGCACACCTCAACATTATTGACACCCTTAAGGTAGGTGACAAACAACTCCTGGTTTACCTTATCGATAAAGCCACCTTTGAGCAATATCCTGCTTATAAATATCCGGTGGACTCTTCCGAAACCAGGACCCTCGCCAAAGACAGTACTGTTAAACGTGTAGGCACCTCACTGGTTTTCCAGCTGACCAACGGGCAACAGAAAGTGCGTGCAGACAACGAAGAGGAAGGCGGTGATTACGTGCATTACTTTTATGCCGGTTACTATCCCGCTCTTCACAGACATGTGTTATCGCTCACCTTTTATGAAGGAACGGGTTTTGAACTGCTCAACCCCGACAATGGCGATACCCTCAATGTATGGGGCCCTCCTGCCATCTCTCCTGATAAAAAATATTTCATGTGCTCAAATATGGACATAGCAGCTGGCTTTGACGTGAATGGCTTTCAGTTGTTTGAAATAAACAATAAAAACCTGCGCCTCGTTGGAGATGTGTCCCTGGAAAAATATGGTATCGACAAAGTACAATGGATTGATAACAAAACGCTTATTGCTATTTATCAAACCCAGGAGGACAATGCAAACGAACGTACCCGCTATGTAAAAATGGTGATACAGTAGGACCAGGGAGATGTTACAGGTATTTAGTATATTGAGATACATACCGTAACTATCAATTCTCCACTGCATATGAAAAAATTATTCTCATTCCTTTTGCTGGTGGCAGTCACCGTTACTACTGTTAACGCTGCCACCAGCTTTCTTCCACGTCTCCATCGACAGGCACCTACTATGAACGTAGAAGGCACTGCTAACTCCATCGTTGCCAAACTGGACAAATCCCTCTCACTCACCGACAAACAAAAACCCAGACTACTCAATATCGTTACCTCCTATCTGCAACAAAAAATAAATATTCTGCCTTTACAGCAAAACAATCAGCCTGCCTATAAATCTAAAATCAACAGCATGCAGAACGGGCTGCGAGCCAAACTCAAACCCCTGTTCACCGCTGAACAATACACTATGTTTCAGGAACTGAAACCTGCATCATTTGACGAGACTAATGTATTATCACATTTATTTTTTTAAGAAGACTACCCACTTGATATATATTCCTTCCCATGGGTATCTACAGATGCCTTTTATCTGTGCCTATCCCTAAATCAAAGCCGGAAAACAAGAAACTCACATGGAATAAACCCCGGAAAAAAAATCCGGGAAAAGAGTATTTTTAGCAGAGGGCTGACCAGCATGTTGGTCAGCCTTGTAAATAAAGTGAACAATGAAATATATATGCCTGGCTGCATTATCAGGATTGTTATGGCAATCTGCAGCAGCCCAACAAATTGCAGATTCTGCTGCCTTCGCCCGTCTTGCGGCCTCCATCAAATCAACACCGGCCATTAATGGCAACACCCGGCAACTGCCCATGCCCGCTGCACCAGACGGTTATAGCCTACAACTCAGGGGTACTGACCACCTGCCTGTGGTAGACCAGCAGGGACACATCACTACGCCGCTGGTAAACACCCCGGTCAGCCTCTATTTTGTATTACAGCGAAACAGCGACCAGGCTATTATGGATGTGCCTAACATCCAGGTGACCATACCGGGAAGATACACCGCCAGTGCCGGAAACCCCGCACCCTTTGTGATTCCCGCGCTGCGCGAATGGTATGGAGGCAATGGTTCCTATACTCTTCCGGCCACTATTACACTGGCGATAGATCCCGTATATGCGTCTGCGTTATTGCCAGGTATAACTGCTTTCCGGGATGATCTCCGGTTACTTACCGGCAACCGGCAAATCAGCATACGTCAGGGACAACCCCGTAAAGGTGATATCTTCTTCACCTTGCAGTCACCCGACCGCCAGCTAGGCGATGAAGGATACCAGATGGAAATCGGCAATCAGATAACAATACAGGCTACTCATGCCAGAGGGGCGTTCTGGGCTACCCGGACCCTGTTGCAGATACTGGAACAAGACCCACAACACCGCCGTATTCCGCAAGGCATCACCCGCGACTATCCTAAATACGAGGTCAGAGGTTTTGTACTGGACGTTGGCCGGAAATTCTTCACTATGGAATTTCTCCGGCACTATGTGAAATTCATGTCCTACTACAAAATGAACGATTTTCACATACATCTTAATGACAACGGGTTTGAGAAATTCTTTGGCAACAACTGG
Encoded proteins:
- the rpsF gene encoding 30S ribosomal protein S6, whose product is MNYELMVIFTPVLSEDDYKAAQKKFADIIKDNGGNITHENPWGLRSLAYPIRKKTTGMYVVLEYTAPSDLNEKLKIQLNRDENVLRHMITALDKHAVEYNGRKRHGVNAESKTTEA
- the rplI gene encoding 50S ribosomal protein L9 — encoded protein: MQIILIQDVDNLGQKNELVTVKNGYARNFLIPQKFAVEASPSNLKQLQERLKVQKVKEEKLLAEIAKVVEVLKASPVKIGAKTGTSGKIFGSVTGVQIARAIKEQKGYEIDRRRIHILDDVKELGTYKARLDFGKGNETEMEFEVVAE
- the rpsR gene encoding 30S ribosomal protein S18, whose amino-acid sequence is MQNLKLLKLKIMAVKPKKQEIKYLTAVKTEKRQKKYCRFKKMGIRYVDYKDGEFLKKFLNDQGKMLPRRITGNSLKFQRKVAQAIKKARQMALLPYVTDLLK
- a CDS encoding rhomboid family intramembrane serine protease translates to MDTRTRFRLMPVTLLLVAVNLLIYLLTVIAGMNGWWGNGAQLLHWGANYWPLTIGEGQYWRLFTSMFLHAGWWHLFTNMLGLLIAGVFLEPVIRQVRFGIVYLFTGLLSDYASIWFHRQVVGVGASGAIFGVYGVFLALLTTRLFPPVPRRNFLAYISLFILLNLLSVSFAQDIDNAAHLTGFLSGMLAGYILYFTLTPDDGKRLK